Proteins co-encoded in one Pedosphaera parvula Ellin514 genomic window:
- a CDS encoding cytochrome P450 — MKNAAKVPGPSRLQLLRDYPKVRRDLTRYLVELYQQHGETVLLPLIYPTYMVSNPADIKYILVSNPTNYHKTGGLRIGKELFGEGLVTSEVPLHTRQRRLMQPMFHRQSIANFADIMTNTTHGWIKNWKEDATINIGMELMQLTLSIVGKALFSIDLVAEAQEIGNAFITAQVEITRIQRGLPLPKFIRTPSHRRYEQARKTIDGFIHDLINKRRRDTNPPDDLLTLLLASRYEDGSPMSEQQIRDEAVTILMAGHETVTNGLSWTFYLLARHPEIQARVLKEIETVLGRRLPTMADLPSFKYTEMVLAEAFRIFPPAWILARRVLKEDNLPSGLTLPEGSEVILVQFVCHRNERYFPDPEQFNPERFNPEVKKEWPQFAYFPFGAGPRFCIGESFARMEAILLITTILQQFNLELVPGQDIVPEPLITLRPRNGILLKLTRHERQNL, encoded by the coding sequence ATGAAGAATGCTGCTAAAGTTCCCGGACCTTCCCGACTCCAGTTGCTTCGGGACTATCCCAAAGTACGTCGCGATCTTACACGATACCTGGTTGAGTTGTACCAGCAACATGGCGAGACAGTATTGCTGCCCCTGATTTATCCCACATACATGGTCAGCAATCCGGCTGACATCAAATACATCCTGGTTTCCAATCCAACAAACTACCACAAGACAGGCGGACTTAGAATCGGCAAGGAACTTTTTGGAGAAGGTCTCGTGACGAGCGAAGTGCCTTTGCATACGCGCCAGCGTCGGTTGATGCAACCGATGTTTCACCGGCAGAGCATTGCCAACTTTGCCGACATCATGACCAACACCACGCACGGGTGGATCAAGAACTGGAAGGAAGATGCTACAATTAACATTGGCATGGAATTGATGCAGCTCACCTTGTCCATCGTGGGCAAGGCCCTTTTTAGCATCGATCTCGTCGCCGAAGCACAGGAGATAGGAAATGCCTTCATCACGGCACAGGTGGAGATTACCCGCATTCAAAGAGGACTGCCCCTGCCTAAATTCATTCGCACGCCTAGTCATCGTCGGTACGAGCAGGCCAGGAAGACCATCGATGGTTTTATTCACGATCTAATCAATAAGCGACGACGGGACACCAACCCGCCGGATGATTTGCTGACTCTCCTGCTGGCATCTCGCTATGAAGATGGATCGCCCATGAGCGAACAGCAAATCAGGGACGAAGCCGTAACTATCCTGATGGCCGGTCATGAAACTGTCACCAATGGCCTGTCATGGACCTTTTATTTGCTCGCCAGGCATCCAGAGATACAGGCACGTGTTTTAAAAGAAATTGAGACTGTATTGGGCCGTAGATTGCCGACAATGGCCGATCTCCCATCTTTTAAATATACGGAAATGGTGCTCGCAGAAGCGTTCCGCATTTTTCCGCCAGCGTGGATTCTGGCAAGAAGGGTTTTAAAGGAAGATAACCTGCCAAGCGGCCTGACACTTCCAGAGGGAAGCGAAGTTATTTTGGTGCAGTTTGTCTGCCATCGAAATGAAAGGTATTTCCCGGACCCGGAGCAGTTCAACCCGGAGCGATTTAATCCCGAGGTCAAAAAGGAATGGCCACAATTCGCCTATTTCCCGTTCGGGGCCGGTCCCCGTTTTTGTATTGGTGAATCCTTTGCCAGGATGGAAGCAATCTTGTTAATTACCACCATTCTTCAGCAGTTCAATTTGGAATTGGTTCCTGGACAGGACATTGTGCCTGAGCCGCTGATTACGCTTCGTCCACGAAATGGCATTTTGCTGAAGTTAACGAGGCATGAACGCCAAAATCTTTAA
- the gcvP gene encoding aminomethyl-transferring glycine dehydrogenase, with protein MFVTETPAKHDHQSRSSNEQSSKAVLSNTHSLLEPDSFVPRHIGPSSNETREMLAALGFKELDELINTVVPQQIQLKRSLHLPASRGEHHVLTELKAIASQNQVFRSFIGMGYHDCITPPVIQRNVLENPGWYTQYTPYQAEIAQGRLEALLNFQTMIVDLTGLDIANASLLDEGTAAAEAMHMCNAIKADGNVFFVSSECHPQTIDIVKTRALPLGVEVVIGDHRTFPVDEKVFGVLVQYPGTFGDIHNYSEFFKQAHAAGALTVVAADLLSLTLLRPPGEFGADIAIGSAQRFGVPLGYGGPHAAYFATRDAYKRQMPGRIVGVSKDSRGRPALRLSLQTREQHIRREKATSNICTAQALLANMASLYAVYHGPEGLKRIAQRLRFLTQILAKGLERLGYTVRTSSFFDTIQIDLGKKTAAEITKVAETHRMNFRYIDAHSIGISLDETTMEKDLVDLFHLFNGGKAPMFSLTELAAEVNIEYPATLTRTSAYLQHPVFNRYHSETEMLRYLRRLESRDLSLTTSMIPLGSCTMKLNATVEMFPVSWPEFNRIHPFAPVRQTKGYQILFQQLEDWLAEITGFAGISLQPNAGSQGEYAGLLVIRAYHQDRGQGHRDICLIPQSAHGTNPASAVMAGMKVVAVACDQEGNIDVADLKAKAEANKETLAALMVTYPSTHGVFEETILEICQIVHANGGQVYMDGANMNAQVGICRPADMGADVCHLNLHKTFCIPHGGGGPGMGPIGVAEHLVPFLPGHAVVKLGGENPIGAVSAAPWGSASILPISWVYIAAMGPAGLTQATKIAILNANYIAKCLESYFPVLYKGHGNLVAHECILDLREFKSVTVEDVAKRLMDYGFHAPTISWPVPGTMMVEPTESESKEELDRFCKAMIGIHAEIQAIESGMVDKQNNLLKNAPHTADMLASENWDHPYSREQACYPAQWLHEYKFWPFVGRIDNVYGDRNLVCSCIGMDAYTS; from the coding sequence ATGTTCGTCACCGAAACACCTGCTAAACATGATCATCAAAGCCGATCCAGCAACGAGCAATCCTCGAAGGCTGTGCTCTCCAACACTCATTCGCTGTTGGAGCCTGATTCATTTGTTCCGCGGCATATCGGGCCAAGCTCCAATGAAACACGTGAAATGTTGGCCGCGCTTGGCTTTAAGGAACTCGACGAACTGATCAATACAGTTGTTCCCCAACAGATTCAGCTTAAGCGATCACTCCATTTGCCGGCCTCCCGCGGGGAGCATCACGTGCTCACGGAATTAAAAGCGATTGCTTCGCAAAATCAGGTCTTCCGTTCCTTCATTGGAATGGGATACCACGACTGCATTACTCCACCAGTCATCCAGCGGAACGTCCTGGAGAACCCTGGTTGGTACACTCAATATACGCCCTACCAAGCTGAGATTGCGCAGGGACGGCTCGAAGCCTTGCTCAATTTTCAGACCATGATCGTGGATCTTACCGGCCTGGATATTGCCAATGCCTCGCTACTGGACGAAGGCACTGCGGCAGCCGAGGCGATGCACATGTGTAATGCAATCAAGGCTGACGGGAACGTTTTCTTCGTCTCCTCCGAGTGTCATCCCCAAACCATTGATATTGTAAAAACCCGCGCGCTGCCGCTGGGTGTGGAGGTGGTGATTGGAGATCATCGAACCTTCCCGGTGGATGAGAAGGTGTTCGGCGTTCTCGTGCAGTATCCGGGAACATTTGGGGACATCCATAACTATTCCGAATTCTTCAAGCAGGCGCACGCGGCAGGGGCTCTGACGGTTGTTGCTGCCGACCTTCTGAGCTTGACCTTGCTTCGGCCTCCTGGTGAATTTGGGGCGGATATTGCCATTGGCAGCGCGCAACGATTCGGTGTTCCCCTCGGTTATGGCGGACCTCATGCTGCCTATTTCGCCACTCGTGACGCATACAAGCGACAAATGCCCGGACGAATTGTAGGTGTGTCCAAGGATTCACGGGGACGGCCCGCCCTGCGCCTCTCCCTGCAAACGCGTGAGCAACACATCCGCCGTGAAAAAGCCACAAGCAATATTTGCACGGCGCAGGCCTTGCTCGCGAACATGGCATCTCTTTATGCAGTTTACCACGGCCCGGAGGGTTTGAAACGAATTGCCCAACGTCTCCGGTTCCTAACGCAGATTCTGGCCAAGGGGTTGGAACGCCTTGGATACACGGTGCGCACCTCCTCCTTTTTTGATACCATCCAAATTGATCTTGGCAAAAAGACTGCGGCCGAAATTACCAAGGTTGCTGAAACGCATCGGATGAATTTCCGATACATTGATGCCCATTCCATCGGCATTTCACTTGATGAAACCACGATGGAAAAAGACTTGGTTGATCTCTTCCATCTCTTTAACGGCGGCAAAGCTCCAATGTTTTCTCTCACCGAGTTGGCTGCTGAGGTGAACATCGAATATCCTGCCACGCTCACTCGGACATCGGCTTATTTGCAGCATCCGGTTTTCAACCGTTATCATAGTGAAACAGAAATGCTGCGATACTTGCGCCGACTGGAATCTCGAGACCTCTCCTTGACTACATCCATGATCCCCCTGGGTTCATGCACGATGAAGCTCAATGCGACCGTTGAGATGTTTCCGGTGTCCTGGCCGGAGTTTAATCGCATCCATCCGTTTGCCCCGGTTCGCCAGACGAAGGGATACCAGATTCTGTTCCAGCAACTGGAAGATTGGTTGGCTGAAATCACCGGCTTTGCTGGAATTTCATTACAACCAAACGCTGGCTCGCAAGGTGAATACGCCGGATTATTGGTGATTCGTGCCTATCACCAGGATCGCGGACAGGGGCATCGTGATATTTGCCTGATTCCGCAATCCGCTCATGGAACCAATCCCGCCAGCGCTGTCATGGCCGGAATGAAAGTTGTTGCCGTCGCCTGTGACCAGGAGGGTAATATTGATGTCGCCGACCTCAAAGCCAAAGCCGAGGCAAATAAGGAAACTTTGGCGGCATTGATGGTTACATATCCTTCCACACACGGAGTGTTTGAAGAAACCATTCTTGAAATCTGCCAGATCGTGCATGCCAATGGCGGACAGGTTTACATGGACGGCGCGAATATGAACGCGCAGGTCGGCATTTGCCGGCCAGCCGATATGGGCGCAGATGTATGCCATTTAAATTTGCACAAAACGTTCTGCATTCCCCACGGCGGCGGTGGTCCTGGTATGGGACCTATTGGGGTGGCTGAACATCTCGTCCCTTTTCTACCCGGGCATGCAGTGGTGAAGCTCGGCGGTGAAAATCCCATCGGAGCCGTTTCCGCAGCGCCTTGGGGCAGTGCCAGCATTCTGCCTATCTCCTGGGTTTATATCGCAGCCATGGGTCCCGCAGGTTTAACTCAGGCGACCAAGATTGCGATTCTCAACGCCAATTACATCGCAAAGTGCCTCGAGTCTTATTTCCCCGTTCTTTACAAGGGACATGGCAATCTGGTTGCGCACGAATGCATCCTGGATTTGCGTGAATTTAAGAGCGTCACGGTGGAGGATGTGGCGAAGCGGTTGATGGATTATGGTTTTCATGCGCCCACGATTTCCTGGCCTGTGCCCGGCACCATGATGGTCGAGCCAACTGAAAGTGAGTCCAAGGAAGAGTTGGATCGATTCTGCAAGGCAATGATCGGCATTCATGCCGAAATCCAGGCCATTGAATCCGGCATGGTAGACAAGCAGAACAACCTGCTTAAGAACGCACCCCACACTGCGGATATGCTGGCCAGCGAGAATTGGGACCATCCTTATTCCCGGGAACAGGCCTGCTATCCTGCCCAGTGGTTGCACGAATACAAGTTCTGGCCTTTCGTCGGCCGCATTGACAACGTTTACGGGGACCGAAACCTCGTTTGCTCCTGCATCGGCATGGATGCTTACACTTCCTGA
- a CDS encoding M14 family metallopeptidase has translation MQRLGINKGKYFGEGIDISRLLDQMEHIGEDYGWKSEVFFRTASYRLVAMTRRVTNPQKRIYISTGIHGDEPAGPLAVLQLVQENRWPDNVEIWLCPCLNPTGFPLNSRENIHGLDLNRQYLNPEAEETAAHIAWLEKQPDFDICLCLHEDWESEGFYIYELNPDNQPSFAKSMISRVEEVCPIDMSPTIEGRPASNGIIRPSMDPRSRPQWPESFYLLTCKTRHSYTVEAPSDFQLITRVAALVAAVRAVTDPMTT, from the coding sequence ATGCAACGCTTAGGCATTAATAAGGGAAAGTATTTTGGCGAAGGCATTGATATCTCCCGCCTGCTGGATCAGATGGAACACATCGGTGAGGATTACGGCTGGAAGAGTGAGGTGTTTTTCAGAACTGCATCCTATCGGCTTGTGGCAATGACTCGCAGAGTCACGAACCCGCAAAAGCGAATTTATATTTCCACAGGCATCCATGGCGACGAACCAGCCGGTCCTCTTGCTGTTCTCCAACTGGTCCAGGAAAATCGTTGGCCTGATAATGTCGAAATCTGGCTTTGCCCCTGTCTCAACCCCACCGGATTTCCACTGAACAGCCGTGAGAATATTCATGGCTTGGATCTTAACCGGCAGTATCTCAACCCTGAAGCGGAAGAGACAGCTGCTCATATTGCATGGTTGGAAAAACAACCTGACTTCGATATTTGCCTCTGCCTCCATGAAGACTGGGAGTCTGAAGGATTTTATATCTATGAGTTGAATCCTGACAACCAGCCTTCGTTCGCAAAATCCATGATCAGCAGAGTGGAGGAGGTTTGTCCGATTGACATGTCACCCACGATCGAAGGTCGTCCCGCATCCAATGGAATCATAAGACCCAGCATGGATCCAAGATCCCGCCCGCAATGGCCGGAGTCATTCTATTTATTAACCTGCAAGACCAGGCACTCTTACACCGTTGAAGCGCCATCAGATTTCCAACTTATCACGCGCGTTGCCGCTCTCGTTGCTGCGGTACGCGCCGTGACCGATCCGATGACTACCTGA
- the bioB gene encoding biotin synthase BioB: protein MIGKLVDGSTREKLKEFGERVVNGGSISREEANWLFALEDTADIFDLLSWANRIREHYKGNKIHLCSIVNAKAGACSENCSFCAQSAFHQTGSPRYGFVDPEPVLEAAEEANKHGVTAVGLVAAWKGLNEGPMLDEVCDRIRDLKKTTKTRPDASLGIIKSQKVADRLKEAGLECYGHNLETSRRFFPSQCTTHTYEDRIETIGYLKKAGIKICSGGIIGMGETRQDRCDLAFALKEVGANVVPINILNPIPGTPFADKPKLPPMEILKTIACFRFILPKKEIMIAGGRTVNLRDMQSMIFMAGASALMVGNYLTTLNQPVEKDLQMLKDLGLDPSWDKHDFVDQEDETSACGCSQAETAKTAAV from the coding sequence ATGATTGGAAAATTGGTTGACGGCAGCACGCGCGAAAAGTTGAAGGAATTCGGCGAGCGAGTAGTGAATGGAGGTTCCATCTCGCGCGAGGAGGCGAACTGGCTATTTGCTCTGGAAGATACTGCTGACATCTTCGATCTGCTTTCCTGGGCCAATAGAATCCGCGAGCATTACAAAGGGAACAAGATTCACCTTTGTTCCATCGTGAATGCCAAAGCCGGTGCATGCTCTGAGAATTGCAGCTTTTGTGCACAATCCGCGTTTCACCAAACCGGTTCGCCTCGTTACGGTTTCGTTGATCCAGAACCGGTTTTAGAGGCTGCTGAGGAGGCAAATAAGCACGGAGTAACAGCGGTTGGGTTGGTCGCAGCCTGGAAAGGTCTCAATGAAGGCCCAATGCTGGACGAGGTTTGTGATCGAATTCGCGATCTTAAGAAAACCACGAAAACCCGTCCCGACGCCTCCCTTGGCATTATCAAAAGCCAAAAAGTTGCTGATCGATTGAAAGAGGCTGGCCTTGAATGCTACGGGCACAATTTGGAAACCTCCAGGCGATTTTTCCCCAGCCAGTGCACAACTCATACCTATGAGGACCGTATCGAGACCATTGGCTATTTAAAAAAGGCAGGCATCAAGATTTGTTCCGGCGGCATTATCGGAATGGGTGAAACACGGCAGGATCGTTGCGATCTTGCCTTTGCATTAAAGGAAGTCGGGGCGAACGTGGTTCCAATTAATATTCTTAACCCGATTCCCGGCACTCCCTTTGCTGATAAGCCGAAGCTTCCGCCGATGGAAATCCTAAAGACCATTGCGTGTTTTCGTTTTATCCTTCCGAAAAAGGAAATCATGATTGCCGGTGGTCGTACCGTAAACTTGCGGGATATGCAGAGCATGATTTTCATGGCGGGTGCAAGCGCGCTCATGGTCGGCAATTATTTGACCACCTTGAATCAGCCCGTGGAGAAGGATCTCCAAATGTTAAAGGATCTTGGTCTTGACCCTAGCTGGGATAAGCACGATTTCGTTGATCAAGAAGATGAAACTTCTGCCTGTGGTTGCAGCCAGGCGGAGACTGCCAAAACAGCAGCAGTTTAA
- the lepB gene encoding signal peptidase I has translation MSTPLCMVAVQENESPSPGLPKRRRRGANINWVHVFRQMALCAVGIPLAFGCYLIINQHFFGSIQIVGHSMSPTLRENGQYLVKRWKLRDYTPKAQDIVVIKDPADQGLSVERIVAVEGQSVHFKDGKVFVDGKELQERYLSPGTLTYTYSQKHEQLILCGRNQFFVLGDNRLASIDSRSYGPVPRANIRGLLLAR, from the coding sequence ATGAGTACGCCGTTGTGCATGGTTGCAGTTCAGGAAAATGAGAGTCCCTCGCCAGGATTGCCGAAGCGCAGAAGGAGAGGGGCTAATATTAACTGGGTTCACGTCTTTAGGCAGATGGCTCTTTGTGCAGTCGGAATTCCTTTGGCATTTGGATGCTATTTGATCATCAATCAACATTTTTTCGGTTCAATCCAGATCGTTGGACACAGCATGTCCCCGACGTTGCGCGAAAATGGCCAGTATTTGGTGAAACGATGGAAACTACGGGATTACACTCCAAAAGCACAAGATATTGTTGTGATAAAGGATCCCGCCGATCAAGGGCTCTCAGTAGAGCGGATTGTTGCTGTCGAAGGCCAGAGCGTGCATTTTAAGGACGGGAAGGTTTTTGTGGATGGAAAAGAACTGCAGGAGCGGTATCTTTCGCCGGGCACTCTGACCTACACATACTCGCAAAAGCATGAGCAGTTAATCCTTTGCGGCCGGAATCAATTTTTTGTGCTGGGCGACAACCGCCTGGCAAGCATCGACAGTCGTTCTTATGGTCCAGTTCCCAGAGCGAACATCCGGGGATTGTTGTTGGCTCGCTAA
- a CDS encoding Ku protein, which produces MRPIWKGSISFSLITIPIALYPASRREEVSFRLLRSSDLSPVNYKRVAETDGKEVPWDKIVKGYEYEKGKFVVLKDEDFRRVDVEATQTIDIIDFVKLEEINPIFFDKPYFLVPQKAGTKAYALLRDALRKTGRVGIAKVVIKSRQHLAAIKPQNNALVLELMHFADELIKPGNLNIPASLDVGTRELEMATDLVERMTDAWDPEKYTDDYRSALMNLIQKKVEHGGKTPPEGPTQKKKKPSNVIDLVSVLQESLDQSHAAAHTGKTTKSPSRKHKTKKAA; this is translated from the coding sequence ATGAGACCAATCTGGAAAGGAAGCATTAGCTTCAGCTTGATTACCATTCCCATCGCACTCTATCCCGCCTCGCGACGGGAGGAGGTGAGTTTTCGCCTATTGCGAAGCTCTGATCTCAGTCCGGTGAATTATAAGCGGGTCGCGGAAACCGATGGTAAAGAGGTTCCGTGGGATAAAATTGTAAAGGGTTACGAATACGAAAAAGGTAAATTTGTAGTTTTAAAAGATGAGGATTTTCGGCGCGTGGACGTGGAGGCTACGCAGACAATCGATATCATCGACTTCGTTAAATTGGAGGAAATCAATCCGATCTTTTTTGATAAACCGTATTTTCTGGTTCCGCAGAAGGCTGGCACAAAGGCTTACGCGCTCTTGCGAGATGCGCTGCGGAAAACAGGCCGGGTTGGCATTGCCAAGGTTGTCATCAAATCCCGGCAACATCTGGCAGCCATCAAACCCCAGAACAATGCACTTGTATTGGAACTCATGCACTTTGCGGATGAACTGATCAAGCCGGGCAATCTTAACATTCCAGCCAGTTTGGACGTTGGAACGAGGGAGTTGGAAATGGCCACTGACCTCGTGGAAAGAATGACGGATGCCTGGGATCCAGAGAAGTATACGGATGATTATAGATCCGCCTTGATGAACCTGATCCAGAAGAAGGTTGAACATGGTGGAAAAACGCCTCCAGAGGGCCCGACTCAAAAAAAGAAGAAACCGTCCAACGTCATCGATTTGGTGTCGGTTTTGCAGGAAAGTTTGGACCAATCTCACGCAGCAGCTCACACTGGGAAAACGACCAAATCGCCATCCCGAAAACATAAAACGAAAAAGGCTGCCTGA
- a CDS encoding sulfatase family protein — protein sequence MIHAQISEVLTCPPSSRVGMQPLGSFATRKRRFWCNLICFLFTGAFGLVPSSAPAEGKSARPNILFIMADDHAAHAIGAYGSKINQTPNIDSIAKAGMRFDNCFVVNSICTPSRAAILTGKYSHINGVTVFNRFDGNQPTVAKMLQAAGYYTGMVGKWHLESDPTGFDYWNVLPGQGKYHDPDFIEMGNRKKIEGYATEIITDLSINFLKNRPQDKPFFLMCHHKAPHRPWEPDEKHAKMYEDVTIPEPETFNDDYKTRSSAATEATMRIDRDLTPKDLKQAPPPGLAGEALKKWKYQRYIKDYLRCIASVDDNVGRLLKFLDDSGLAENTIVIYTSDQGFFLGDHNWFDKRFMYEESLRMPFIVRYPNHIKPATVNKDMILNVDFAPTFLQCAGLEVPKEIQGRSILPLLQGKAPKDWRTSMYYRYYHYPADHRVQPHYGVRSERYKLIYFNKINEWEFYDLKRDPHELKNVYADPAYAKEVQRAKAEMERLRKELNDHDQYADHPPKSVTSIQ from the coding sequence ATGATCCATGCGCAGATTTCTGAGGTCCTGACTTGTCCGCCATCTTCCCGCGTTGGCATGCAGCCGCTGGGGAGTTTTGCTACGAGGAAACGGAGGTTCTGGTGTAACCTGATTTGCTTTTTATTTACCGGCGCATTCGGACTCGTCCCATCGTCAGCACCTGCTGAGGGGAAGAGCGCGCGGCCAAACATTCTGTTTATCATGGCTGATGATCATGCGGCGCATGCCATAGGCGCTTACGGCAGCAAAATAAATCAGACGCCAAATATTGATAGCATCGCGAAAGCGGGCATGCGCTTCGATAATTGTTTTGTGGTGAACTCCATTTGCACCCCCAGCCGGGCGGCGATTCTCACCGGCAAATACAGTCATATCAATGGAGTGACAGTTTTTAATCGGTTTGATGGAAATCAGCCGACCGTAGCAAAAATGTTACAGGCTGCCGGCTATTATACAGGAATGGTGGGCAAATGGCATTTGGAAAGCGACCCGACGGGGTTTGATTACTGGAACGTGTTGCCAGGGCAGGGCAAATATCATGACCCGGATTTTATCGAGATGGGTAACAGGAAAAAGATTGAAGGATATGCGACTGAGATCATCACCGATCTATCAATTAATTTTTTAAAGAACCGGCCGCAGGACAAACCATTTTTTCTTATGTGCCATCACAAGGCGCCGCATCGTCCATGGGAACCCGATGAAAAGCATGCGAAAATGTATGAGGATGTAACCATACCCGAACCGGAGACTTTCAATGATGATTACAAAACCAGGTCCAGCGCTGCAACCGAAGCAACGATGAGAATTGATCGCGATCTTACACCGAAGGATTTGAAGCAAGCTCCGCCACCTGGTTTGGCCGGCGAGGCACTGAAGAAATGGAAGTATCAACGTTACATTAAAGACTATCTGCGCTGCATTGCGTCAGTGGATGACAACGTTGGCAGGCTACTGAAATTTCTGGATGATTCAGGCTTGGCGGAAAACACCATCGTGATCTATACATCGGATCAAGGGTTCTTTTTGGGAGATCACAATTGGTTCGACAAACGGTTCATGTATGAAGAGTCGTTAAGAATGCCTTTTATTGTGCGCTATCCAAACCACATTAAACCGGCGACCGTAAACAAAGACATGATTCTCAATGTTGATTTCGCGCCCACTTTTCTGCAGTGCGCAGGGTTGGAGGTTCCCAAAGAAATTCAGGGGCGAAGCATCCTGCCGCTCCTTCAAGGCAAAGCCCCCAAGGATTGGCGCACGTCAATGTATTATCGATACTATCACTATCCAGCTGATCATAGGGTTCAACCCCACTATGGTGTTCGCTCCGAGCGTTACAAGCTGATTTACTTCAACAAAATCAATGAATGGGAATTCTATGATTTGAAGAGAGATCCACATGAGCTCAAGAACGTTTACGCCGATCCTGCTTACGCCAAGGAAGTGCAGCGAGCCAAAGCAGAGATGGAACGTCTTCGGAAGGAATTAAATGATCACGATCAGTACGCAGACCATCCACCAAAATCCGTGACATCCATTCAATAG
- a CDS encoding Gfo/Idh/MocA family protein: MTKKSLTRREFIGKSTIAAAGFWIGTHSLSAKQEDLINKQEPPSDRLNIGIIGTANRAASNITGVSSQNIVAVCDIDDNYLSAISQKYPDAKSYNDFRKLLEQKDIDAVVISTADHTHAVATIAALNAGKHVYCEKPLAHTVFEARAVAQAAAKNKKLATQMGTQIHAGNNYRRVVELVQSGAIGKVSECHVWCEKSWSGGERPAEKPSVPKNLHWNLWLGPVVERPYHPSYLPKTWRRWWDFGGGTLGDMGCHYMDLAFWALKLRHPLTIESEGPPVKQETTPAWLIVRYEYEAREGMPPARVTWYDGGRKPDLVMEGKVPLWKNGVLFVGDKGMLVADYDQHKLLPEPDFAGFTPPPQRIPNSVGHYNEWIRACKHGSPTTCNFDYAGALSEAILLGNVAYRTGTKLEWDAIALKAKNCKDAANYIKSEYRKGWSLV, translated from the coding sequence ATGACCAAGAAATCACTGACCCGGCGCGAGTTCATTGGGAAATCCACGATAGCAGCAGCAGGCTTCTGGATTGGCACGCACAGCCTTTCTGCCAAACAGGAAGATCTCATAAACAAGCAGGAGCCGCCAAGTGACCGTTTGAACATCGGAATCATCGGCACAGCGAATCGTGCAGCATCGAATATAACGGGGGTTTCGAGCCAGAACATTGTGGCGGTATGCGATATTGACGACAATTACCTGAGCGCGATTTCACAGAAGTATCCGGATGCCAAGTCGTATAACGATTTCAGAAAGTTGCTTGAGCAAAAGGATATTGATGCGGTGGTGATCAGCACGGCGGATCACACTCATGCAGTGGCGACAATCGCGGCGTTGAATGCAGGGAAGCATGTGTATTGCGAGAAGCCGCTGGCGCATACGGTTTTCGAAGCGCGCGCCGTTGCGCAGGCGGCCGCGAAGAATAAGAAGTTGGCAACGCAGATGGGCACGCAAATTCATGCAGGAAACAATTATCGCCGGGTCGTGGAACTGGTGCAATCGGGAGCGATTGGAAAAGTAAGCGAATGTCACGTTTGGTGCGAGAAGAGTTGGTCTGGTGGGGAGCGTCCGGCGGAGAAACCAAGTGTGCCGAAGAATTTGCATTGGAATTTGTGGCTTGGGCCAGTGGTTGAGAGGCCATATCACCCATCCTATCTGCCGAAGACATGGCGCCGCTGGTGGGATTTCGGCGGAGGGACATTGGGGGATATGGGTTGTCATTACATGGATCTGGCATTTTGGGCTCTCAAGTTACGCCATCCATTGACGATCGAGTCGGAAGGTCCACCGGTGAAACAGGAGACGACACCGGCATGGTTGATTGTGCGTTATGAGTATGAAGCGCGTGAAGGAATGCCACCAGCGCGTGTCACTTGGTACGATGGCGGCAGAAAGCCCGACCTGGTCATGGAAGGGAAGGTTCCACTCTGGAAAAACGGAGTGCTGTTTGTGGGGGACAAAGGAATGCTGGTTGCGGATTACGACCAGCACAAATTGCTTCCAGAACCAGATTTCGCGGGATTTACGCCACCACCGCAACGAATTCCAAACTCAGTTGGACATTACAATGAGTGGATTCGGGCCTGCAAACATGGCTCTCCCACGACTTGCAATTTCGACTACGCGGGAGCGCTTTCAGAAGCGATTTTGCTGGGGAACGTAGCTTATCGCACTGGAACCAAGCTGGAATGGGATGCAATTGCATTGAAGGCAAAGAATTGTAAAGACGCTGCAAATTATATCAAAAGTGAATATCGCAAAGGTTGGTCACTGGTGTAA